Proteins from a genomic interval of Desulfurobacterium sp. TC5-1:
- the rpsD gene encoding 30S ribosomal protein S4, whose amino-acid sequence MGRYTGPKWRIARRLGVNIYVGEEKSQKGKAITDRRPYPPGQHGKSRRKISYYGRQLMEKQKVKYYYGVREEQFRRFYEMAERMKGQTGENLLKLLESRLDNVVYRLGFGKSHRHARQLVVHGHILVNGKKVNRPSFLVKPGDVIEVKEKSRNIPDIISGMELAQQRGIPSWLELDAENFKGIVKAEPTREEIEIPIAENLIVELYSK is encoded by the coding sequence ATGGGTAGATATACAGGACCAAAATGGCGTATAGCTCGCCGTTTAGGCGTTAACATTTATGTTGGGGAAGAGAAATCTCAGAAAGGGAAGGCTATTACAGATAGAAGACCATATCCTCCAGGACAGCACGGGAAGAGCAGGAGGAAGATTTCTTACTACGGCCGTCAGCTTATGGAGAAGCAGAAGGTTAAGTACTACTATGGTGTAAGGGAAGAGCAATTCAGGCGCTTCTATGAGATGGCCGAGAGGATGAAGGGACAAACAGGTGAAAACCTTCTTAAACTTCTTGAGAGCAGGCTGGACAATGTTGTTTACAGGTTGGGTTTTGGTAAATCACACAGGCACGCAAGACAGCTTGTTGTTCACGGTCACATTCTCGTAAACGGTAAGAAGGTTAACAGGCCATCCTTCCTTGTTAAGCCGGGAGACGTTATAGAGGTTAAAGAGAAAAGCAGAAACATCCCTGATATTATTTCAGGTATGGAACTTGCTCAGCAGAGGGGAATCCCTTCATGGCTGGAACTTGATGCTGAAAACTTTAAAGGTATTGTTAAGGCAGAGCCTACAAGAGAAGAGATTGAGATTCCAATCGCTGAAAACCTCATCGTTGAGCTCTACTCTAAGTAA
- the secY gene encoding preprotein translocase subunit SecY, producing the protein MNLSKIFANVFEVPELKKRLLFTFALLAVFRLGAHIPTPGINVAALSEFFQRAQGTMFGFMDAFSGGALSKLTIFALGVMPYISASIIMQLFTVAFPSLEKLAKEEGEYGRKKINQYTRYGSVALAFIQALGIAIGLQGMKSPSGIPVVPNPGFTFIFVCVTTLVAGSTFLMWLGEKITEHGVGEGMSLLIFAGIVSRIPSSVINVITQFKSGELSLFKLIGIILIILTMTALVIYVEMAERRVPLQYAKRSTPQVGGTYTSFLPIKLNPANVIPIIFAASIMMFPATITKFIHASWAQKIAQILTPGTPTYLIIYGVLIFFFTYFYTAVIFNPEEIADNLNKAGGFIPGVRAGKDTVEYLDRIVSRLTFAGAVFLTAIAIVPLIIMQKMHFPFYFGGTALLIVVGVALDTLRRIEAFALNVSYEGFLGKRKRRRRTGFGGVR; encoded by the coding sequence ATGAACCTTTCCAAGATATTTGCCAATGTGTTTGAAGTACCGGAATTAAAGAAGAGGCTTCTATTTACGTTTGCGCTCCTTGCCGTTTTCAGGCTTGGAGCGCATATACCAACTCCGGGTATTAATGTTGCGGCTCTTTCTGAATTTTTCCAGAGAGCACAGGGGACGATGTTCGGTTTTATGGATGCCTTTTCCGGTGGTGCGCTTTCAAAGCTGACAATTTTTGCACTTGGCGTTATGCCTTACATCAGTGCTTCCATTATAATGCAGCTTTTTACCGTTGCGTTTCCATCTCTTGAAAAACTTGCAAAAGAAGAGGGTGAGTACGGAAGGAAAAAGATTAACCAGTACACCCGCTACGGTTCTGTTGCACTTGCGTTTATTCAGGCTTTGGGTATAGCTATAGGCCTTCAAGGCATGAAAAGTCCTTCAGGTATACCTGTAGTGCCAAATCCCGGTTTCACATTTATTTTTGTCTGCGTTACCACGCTGGTAGCTGGTTCAACATTCCTTATGTGGCTTGGCGAGAAGATAACGGAACATGGTGTTGGTGAAGGTATGTCACTGCTTATCTTTGCAGGTATTGTCAGCAGAATACCTTCATCAGTTATAAACGTGATTACGCAGTTTAAAAGTGGAGAACTTTCACTTTTTAAATTGATAGGAATTATCCTTATTATTCTTACAATGACTGCACTTGTAATATACGTTGAAATGGCAGAAAGGAGAGTTCCTCTTCAGTATGCCAAACGCTCAACGCCTCAGGTTGGCGGAACATACACCAGTTTTCTGCCTATAAAGCTTAACCCTGCTAACGTTATTCCTATTATCTTTGCGGCATCAATTATGATGTTTCCAGCAACAATAACAAAGTTTATCCACGCTTCCTGGGCTCAGAAGATAGCTCAGATTCTTACACCTGGAACACCAACCTATCTGATTATTTACGGTGTGCTTATCTTTTTCTTCACCTACTTTTACACTGCAGTTATCTTCAATCCTGAAGAGATTGCCGACAACCTTAACAAGGCAGGTGGTTTTATTCCGGGTGTTAGAGCCGGTAAAGACACGGTTGAATATCTTGACAGGATCGTTTCAAGATTGACCTTTGCAGGTGCCGTTTTCCTTACAGCCATAGCTATTGTTCCTCTCATAATTATGCAGAAAATGCATTTCCCGTTTTACTTTGGCGGAACGGCACTTCTGATCGTTGTTGGTGTTGCCCTTGATACATTGAGAAGGATAGAGGCTTTTGCTCTGAACGTTTCTTACGAAGGATTCTTAGGAAAGAGGAAGAGACGCAGGAGAACTGGATTTGGGGGAGTAAGATGA
- the rplR gene encoding 50S ribosomal protein L18 produces the protein MAKMTRKERIAKKHRRVRKKVFGTPERPRLAVYKSLKHMYAQIIDDTKGETLVAASTLDKEVREKVKGLSKTEAARVVGQVIAERAKAKGITSVVFDRGGFIYHGRIKAIAEGAREGGLEF, from the coding sequence ATGGCTAAGATGACGAGAAAAGAGCGAATAGCAAAGAAACATAGAAGAGTTAGAAAGAAAGTCTTTGGTACACCTGAAAGGCCGAGACTTGCTGTTTATAAAAGCCTTAAGCATATGTATGCCCAGATTATTGACGATACAAAGGGCGAGACGCTTGTTGCTGCTTCAACGCTTGACAAAGAGGTTAGAGAGAAGGTTAAAGGTCTCTCTAAAACTGAAGCGGCAAGGGTTGTTGGTCAGGTTATAGCTGAGAGGGCAAAAGCTAAAGGTATTACTTCTGTTGTATTTGACAGAGGTGGTTTTATCTATCACGGTAGAATCAAAGCAATAGCCGAAGGTGCCAGAGAAGGTGGCTTAGAATTCTAA
- the rplF gene encoding 50S ribosomal protein L6, translated as MSRIGKMPVEIPQGVTVEVKPGNHVVVKGPKGQLEFTFNPKLTIKVEDNKVIVERPNDEKQMRALHGTTRAIINNMVTGVSKGFEKVLEIKGLGYRAFVKGKTLELHLGFSHPVLYQIPEGIEIEVDRDNNVFVRGIDKQKVGQVAAEIRSFRPPEPYKGKGIRYRGERIILKAGKSAKK; from the coding sequence ATGTCAAGAATAGGTAAGATGCCTGTTGAGATACCTCAGGGAGTAACGGTTGAAGTAAAACCGGGAAACCACGTTGTTGTTAAGGGACCGAAAGGTCAGCTTGAATTCACTTTTAATCCGAAACTTACAATTAAGGTGGAAGACAACAAGGTAATTGTTGAAAGGCCTAACGACGAAAAGCAGATGAGGGCTCTTCACGGAACAACCAGAGCCATAATAAATAATATGGTAACAGGTGTTTCTAAGGGTTTTGAAAAGGTTCTCGAAATTAAAGGTCTTGGTTATAGGGCTTTTGTTAAAGGGAAAACACTTGAATTACACCTTGGTTTTTCCCATCCTGTCCTCTACCAGATTCCTGAAGGTATAGAGATAGAGGTTGACAGAGATAACAACGTTTTTGTTCGCGGCATAGACAAGCAGAAGGTTGGTCAGGTTGCCGCTGAGATCAGATCCTTTAGACCTCCTGAGCCTTACAAGGGTAAAGGTATAAGATACAGAGGCGAAAGAATCATTCTTAAAGCTGGTAAGTCAGCTAAGAAGTAA
- the infA gene encoding translation initiation factor IF-1, whose product MAKEKGIQVEGKVVEALPNAYFKVELDNGHQVLAHASGKMRVHFIRILPGDRVVVELSPYDLTRGRIIFRKG is encoded by the coding sequence ATGGCAAAAGAGAAAGGCATTCAAGTAGAAGGAAAGGTTGTCGAGGCTCTGCCCAATGCTTACTTTAAGGTGGAACTTGACAACGGGCATCAGGTTCTTGCTCATGCATCAGGAAAAATGAGGGTTCATTTTATTAGAATACTGCCAGGCGACCGTGTGGTTGTTGAGCTAAGTCCCTACGATCTTACGAGGGGAAGAATTATTTTCAGGAAAGGATAA
- the rpsH gene encoding 30S ribosomal protein S8 yields the protein MMMDTVADFLSRIRNANLVYKEYVDAPYSKVNEAIANILKEEGFIKDYEIVEVPFKRTKNPDNKKKLIRVHLKYGPNRERVINEIKRISKPGRRVYVGVEDIPLVKAGLGVAILSTNKGIIPGYKARKLGVGGEVLCYVW from the coding sequence ATGATGATGGATACTGTTGCAGATTTTCTTTCAAGAATTCGCAACGCCAACCTTGTATATAAAGAGTATGTAGATGCGCCATACTCAAAGGTGAACGAGGCAATTGCAAATATTCTCAAAGAGGAAGGATTTATAAAAGACTACGAGATCGTAGAAGTTCCATTTAAGAGGACAAAAAATCCTGATAACAAGAAGAAGCTCATCAGAGTTCACCTTAAGTACGGTCCAAACAGAGAAAGAGTTATAAACGAGATAAAGAGAATTTCTAAACCTGGTAGAAGGGTTTACGTTGGTGTTGAAGATATTCCACTTGTTAAAGCGGGACTTGGTGTTGCCATTCTCTCCACCAATAAAGGTATTATTCCCGGTTACAAAGCGAGGAAGCTTGGTGTAGGTGGAGAAGTTCTCTGTTATGTATGGTAA
- the rpsK gene encoding 30S ribosomal protein S11 has product MARGKRRGGAKKKAKRTVGYAIAHIQTTFNNTIITFTDKEGNVLTWASGGTVGFKGTRKSTPYAAQLAAEKAAKKAISDYGVKDVEIWIKGNGGGRETAIKAIAATGLNVKVIKDVTPIPHDGCRPPKRRRV; this is encoded by the coding sequence ATGGCAAGAGGCAAAAGAAGAGGCGGTGCCAAGAAGAAGGCGAAAAGAACTGTTGGTTATGCAATAGCTCATATACAGACAACATTTAACAATACAATTATCACCTTTACCGATAAAGAAGGAAACGTTCTTACATGGGCAAGCGGTGGAACGGTGGGTTTCAAGGGTACAAGAAAGAGCACACCTTACGCTGCCCAGCTTGCTGCTGAAAAAGCCGCTAAGAAAGCCATTTCAGATTATGGTGTTAAGGACGTTGAAATCTGGATTAAGGGAAATGGTGGTGGCAGGGAGACTGCTATTAAAGCAATAGCGGCTACCGGTTTAAATGTAAAAGTGATTAAGGATGTTACTCCTATTCCTCATGATGGTTGCAGACCACCAAAGAGAAGAAGAGTTTAA
- the map gene encoding type I methionyl aminopeptidase, translated as MVKRIKPKIILKSPEEVARLRNAAALTMEILLKIGEEVKPGVSALDIDKLAKSYCKEYGVKPAFLGYAGFPGAICVSVNEEVVHGLPTKKKVFKEGDIVSLDFGVIKDGFYGDVAITFPVGKISESAERLLKVTKESLYKGIEQALPGNKLIDISRAVQRYVEGHGFSVVRDYAGHGLGRSLHEEPQITNYVYKGYPDITLEPGMTFAIEPMVNEGTYRVKVKRDRWTVVTKDGKLSAHFEHDVAITENGYIILSEI; from the coding sequence ATGGTTAAAAGGATTAAACCAAAGATAATTTTGAAAAGCCCTGAAGAGGTAGCCAGATTAAGGAATGCAGCGGCTCTAACTATGGAGATTCTCCTTAAAATAGGAGAAGAGGTAAAGCCGGGAGTATCAGCTCTTGATATAGATAAGCTTGCTAAAAGTTACTGTAAAGAATACGGTGTAAAACCGGCCTTTTTAGGGTATGCTGGCTTTCCCGGAGCCATCTGTGTTTCTGTGAATGAAGAGGTTGTCCACGGTCTACCGACGAAGAAGAAGGTGTTTAAAGAGGGAGACATTGTCAGCCTCGATTTTGGCGTTATAAAAGATGGATTCTATGGTGATGTTGCCATAACGTTTCCAGTCGGGAAAATTTCGGAAAGCGCTGAAAGGCTCTTGAAAGTGACTAAAGAATCTCTCTACAAAGGTATAGAGCAGGCTTTGCCTGGAAACAAGCTTATAGATATTTCCAGGGCTGTACAGAGGTACGTTGAAGGGCACGGTTTTTCGGTTGTAAGAGACTATGCAGGACACGGCCTTGGCAGATCTCTCCATGAAGAGCCGCAAATAACAAACTACGTTTACAAAGGTTATCCTGACATTACGCTGGAGCCGGGAATGACCTTTGCTATAGAGCCGATGGTTAACGAAGGCACCTATAGGGTGAAAGTAAAGAGAGACAGGTGGACGGTTGTTACTAAAGATGGTAAACTATCTGCTCATTTTGAGCACGATGTTGCCATTACGGAAAATGGATATATAATTCTATCGGAAATTTAA
- a CDS encoding DNA-directed RNA polymerase subunit alpha, protein MIEFIKPETFRWEEHTDTYGRFVVEPLEKGYGVTVGNALRRVLLSSIEGAAPTAVKFEGAWHEFTTLPGVVEDLTEIVLNIKELRFALYGDGPVFIELRKKGPGKVFASDFELPSQVKLLTPDKEIATLDNENSEIEMHLRIDKGKGFVLSEEIQEIFDITTLGWIALDADFSPVRKVAFRVEDTRVGRRTDYNKLVMEIWTDGGVTPKEALAKACSILIEHFSSVMANLTEASPETAVVEVEKEEEVADTKLSMTLEEAGLKSRALRALKEAGLETVGDIVKLTEADLKKIKGLGNKSIAQVKEVLSSLGLELGGKE, encoded by the coding sequence ATGATTGAATTTATCAAGCCGGAAACGTTCCGCTGGGAGGAGCACACCGACACCTACGGAAGGTTTGTCGTTGAGCCTCTGGAGAAAGGATACGGTGTTACTGTCGGAAATGCACTGAGAAGGGTTCTACTTTCCTCCATAGAAGGTGCTGCTCCAACGGCTGTTAAGTTTGAAGGAGCATGGCACGAATTTACAACGCTTCCCGGTGTGGTGGAAGATTTAACGGAAATCGTTCTTAACATAAAAGAGTTAAGGTTTGCCCTTTACGGTGATGGCCCTGTATTTATTGAGCTTAGAAAGAAGGGTCCCGGTAAGGTGTTCGCCTCTGACTTTGAGCTTCCTTCTCAGGTTAAGCTTCTTACACCTGATAAGGAGATAGCAACGCTTGATAATGAAAATTCAGAAATAGAGATGCACCTTCGTATAGATAAGGGTAAAGGGTTTGTACTTTCAGAAGAGATTCAGGAAATCTTTGACATAACAACACTCGGATGGATAGCTCTTGATGCTGATTTTTCACCTGTTAGAAAAGTTGCCTTCAGAGTTGAAGATACGAGGGTAGGGAGAAGAACAGATTATAATAAGCTTGTTATGGAGATATGGACTGATGGCGGTGTAACGCCGAAGGAGGCTTTGGCCAAGGCGTGTTCAATCCTTATAGAGCACTTCTCTTCCGTTATGGCAAATCTTACTGAGGCTTCTCCAGAGACGGCAGTTGTAGAGGTTGAAAAGGAAGAAGAAGTAGCTGACACGAAGCTATCAATGACACTTGAGGAAGCCGGCCTGAAGTCAAGGGCTTTAAGGGCACTGAAAGAAGCCGGTCTTGAGACAGTAGGAGATATCGTTAAGCTAACGGAAGCAGATCTTAAGAAGATTAAGGGTCTTGGAAACAAGTCCATTGCTCAGGTGAAAGAGGTTCTTTCCTCATTAGGACTTGAACTTGGAGGTAAAGAATGA
- the rpsM gene encoding 30S ribosomal protein S13, which yields MARIAGVDIPDNKKVPYSLAYIYGIGIKTGFKICQEAGIDPEKRVKDLTEEEIAKIRKIIENEYKVEGDLRKEIAMNIRRLIDIGCYRGIRHRLGLPVRGQRTRTNARTRKGPKKTVAGKKKATKK from the coding sequence ATGGCAAGGATAGCAGGTGTTGACATTCCTGACAACAAGAAGGTTCCCTATTCACTTGCTTACATTTATGGAATAGGTATTAAAACCGGATTCAAAATCTGTCAGGAAGCCGGCATAGACCCCGAAAAGAGGGTAAAAGATCTTACAGAAGAAGAGATAGCAAAGATCAGAAAGATTATTGAGAACGAGTACAAGGTTGAAGGTGACCTCAGAAAAGAGATTGCCATGAACATTAGAAGGCTTATTGATATCGGTTGTTACAGAGGTATCAGACACAGGCTTGGTCTTCCAGTGAGGGGTCAGAGAACGAGAACTAATGCCAGAACGAGAAAAGGTCCTAAGAAGACGGTAGCCGGTAAGAAAAAGGCTACTAAGAAGTAA
- a CDS encoding clostripain-related cysteine peptidase, with amino-acid sequence MMWEEKILKKLFFILLIPFLFSCGYRESSYTKWIFAVYVAGDNNLSTFATYDVGEMMRAGSDDNVRVVVLCDRGNGTTLYEVKKGWLEPVERFRNLDTGNPYTLKLFLKKIVEKYRFSRVALVVWDHGDGWENAAFDDSAEDSLKMAEIKQVLDDLSFHLDFLGFDECLAGMTEVFYTFRNFANVTVASEAPEPGFGWDYFSLIEKLKEHPDWQGEALGRAAVDTYYQFYSNRTEYCYPECTLSAVSSSNASDIASAVNLFASYALNGTPSLFQEIYSARSNATEPETEYFPFYADLYSFADEINATTTSIEVKNAAVQIMAVLKGIYFKSTGANLKGVSIYFPNERDNFFIDYFNDSLNTFSSTLWDDFLLTYYGVLP; translated from the coding sequence ATGATGTGGGAAGAAAAAATTTTAAAAAAACTGTTTTTTATTCTGCTTATACCCTTTCTCTTTTCGTGTGGTTATCGGGAAAGTTCCTATACAAAATGGATATTTGCGGTTTATGTTGCAGGAGACAACAATCTTTCTACCTTCGCAACATATGATGTAGGTGAAATGATGAGAGCAGGTTCTGATGATAACGTGAGAGTCGTTGTTTTATGTGATAGGGGAAACGGAACTACCTTGTATGAGGTAAAAAAGGGATGGCTTGAACCTGTTGAGAGATTCAGAAATTTGGATACAGGAAATCCCTATACCTTGAAGCTGTTTTTGAAAAAAATTGTTGAAAAATATCGATTTAGCAGGGTTGCACTCGTTGTCTGGGATCATGGTGATGGATGGGAGAATGCCGCTTTTGATGATTCGGCGGAAGATAGCCTTAAAATGGCAGAAATAAAACAGGTGCTTGATGATTTATCTTTCCATCTTGACTTTCTTGGATTTGATGAGTGCCTTGCAGGAATGACTGAAGTTTTTTATACATTTAGGAACTTTGCCAATGTTACTGTTGCTTCGGAGGCTCCGGAGCCCGGATTCGGCTGGGATTATTTTTCTCTTATTGAAAAACTGAAAGAACATCCTGATTGGCAGGGAGAAGCTCTGGGCAGGGCAGCGGTGGATACATATTATCAATTTTACTCAAACCGAACAGAATACTGTTATCCGGAGTGTACCCTTTCGGCTGTTTCTTCGTCCAATGCTTCTGACATAGCCTCTGCCGTTAACCTTTTTGCATCTTATGCCCTGAACGGAACACCATCCCTTTTTCAGGAGATATACTCTGCAAGGAGTAATGCTACAGAACCTGAGACGGAGTATTTCCCTTTCTATGCTGACCTTTATTCCTTTGCGGATGAAATAAATGCAACAACAACAAGTATTGAAGTAAAAAATGCTGCGGTACAGATTATGGCTGTTTTAAAAGGTATATACTTTAAAAGTACGGGGGCAAATCTAAAAGGTGTTTCAATATATTTCCCGAATGAGAGGGATAATTTCTTTATAGATTATTTTAATGATTCCTTAAACACATTTTCCTCTACTTTATGGGACGATTTTTTATTAACTTATTATGGAGTTTTACCTTGA
- the rpmD gene encoding 50S ribosomal protein L30: MAKVKITLVRGLAGKSKKKRATLEALGLRKRGRSTVKELNPAIEGMIDKVRELVKVEPLEE; this comes from the coding sequence ATGGCTAAGGTTAAGATAACGCTTGTAAGAGGGCTTGCCGGAAAGAGTAAAAAGAAGAGAGCCACACTTGAGGCTCTTGGTCTGAGAAAAAGAGGAAGAAGCACTGTTAAAGAGCTAAATCCTGCTATCGAAGGGATGATAGATAAGGTTAGAGAGCTTGTAAAAGTAGAACCACTGGAGGAGTGA
- the rpmJ gene encoding 50S ribosomal protein L36 — MKVRPSVKKICPKCKIIKRKGVVRVICENPKHKQRQGK; from the coding sequence ATGAAGGTAAGACCATCTGTGAAGAAGATCTGTCCAAAGTGCAAAATCATCAAAAGAAAAGGCGTGGTAAGGGTTATTTGTGAAAACCCAAAACACAAGCAGAGACAGGGTAAGTAA
- the rplO gene encoding 50S ribosomal protein L15 → MELKLHNLKPNKGAVREKKRVGRGHGSGVGKTSGRGQKGQKARSGWSGGTRPGFEGGQTPLYMRFPKRGFSNYPFKKEYEVVNVKDLNRFEEGTEVTPEVLASAGLVARNKPVKILGDGEINVKLTVRAHKFSASAREKIEAAGGVCEIIER, encoded by the coding sequence ATGGAACTTAAATTACATAACCTGAAACCAAATAAAGGTGCCGTTAGAGAGAAAAAGAGAGTTGGTAGAGGTCATGGTTCTGGTGTTGGTAAAACTTCCGGTAGAGGGCAAAAAGGCCAGAAGGCTCGTTCCGGATGGAGTGGTGGAACAAGACCAGGATTTGAAGGTGGACAGACACCTCTTTACATGAGATTTCCAAAAAGAGGATTTTCTAATTATCCTTTCAAGAAAGAGTATGAAGTTGTTAACGTTAAGGACCTTAACAGGTTTGAAGAGGGAACGGAGGTTACTCCTGAGGTTTTGGCTTCTGCAGGACTTGTTGCGAGAAATAAGCCTGTGAAGATTCTTGGGGATGGAGAGATTAACGTTAAGCTTACAGTTAGAGCCCACAAGTTTTCTGCATCTGCCAGGGAAAAGATAGAAGCAGCAGGTGGCGTTTGTGAGATTATAGAGAGGTAA
- the rpsE gene encoding 30S ribosomal protein S5, which yields MAKRVKPEGLELKERLVHINRNAKVVTGGRKFSFTAFVVVGDGNGVVGFGRGKASEVPDAIRKATEDAKKNLIKIPVVDGTIPFEIQERFGASTIIMRPAAPGTGVIASAPVRAVLESAGITDILTKVIGSTNPHTVVRAVIKALEKLKLPEEFAQLRGVSTEELRRRWKLPGRRITPEGEIIRR from the coding sequence ATGGCTAAGAGGGTTAAACCTGAAGGTTTAGAGCTAAAAGAGAGACTTGTTCATATTAACAGAAACGCTAAAGTAGTTACGGGTGGTAGAAAATTTAGTTTTACCGCCTTTGTAGTTGTTGGTGATGGAAACGGCGTTGTTGGATTTGGTAGAGGTAAGGCGTCTGAAGTTCCAGATGCTATCAGAAAGGCTACCGAAGATGCCAAGAAAAACTTAATAAAAATTCCGGTTGTTGATGGTACTATACCTTTTGAAATTCAGGAAAGATTCGGGGCATCAACCATTATTATGAGACCGGCTGCCCCTGGTACTGGAGTTATTGCATCAGCTCCAGTTCGTGCAGTTCTTGAGTCAGCCGGTATTACTGATATTCTTACGAAAGTTATAGGTTCAACAAACCCACACACCGTTGTTAGGGCTGTTATTAAGGCTCTTGAAAAACTTAAACTTCCTGAAGAGTTTGCCCAGCTTCGTGGTGTATCTACCGAAGAGCTTAGAAGACGCTGGAAGCTTCCGGGAAGAAGAATTACGCCGGAAGGCGAGATTATCAGGAGGTAA
- a CDS encoding adenylate kinase, producing the protein MIKVIFLGPPGAGKGTQAVRIAEKYGVPHIATGDILRAAVKEGTELGKLAKSYMDKGELVPDDVIIGIIKERLSQDDVRKNGFILDGFPRTLPQAEALDELLKEIGMELDKVIYLNVEDEEIVKRLLARGRADDKEDVIRNRLEVYRKQTAPLIDYYTSKGLLAEINGVGDIDEITGKIEEAIGVNG; encoded by the coding sequence ATGATAAAAGTTATATTCCTGGGACCTCCGGGAGCCGGTAAGGGGACTCAGGCTGTGAGAATAGCGGAAAAGTATGGAGTTCCTCACATTGCTACCGGTGATATCCTCAGGGCGGCTGTTAAAGAGGGAACGGAGCTTGGAAAGCTTGCAAAGTCTTACATGGACAAGGGAGAGCTTGTTCCTGATGATGTAATAATAGGCATTATAAAAGAGAGGCTTTCTCAGGATGATGTTAGAAAGAACGGTTTTATCCTTGATGGATTTCCAAGAACGCTTCCTCAGGCTGAAGCTCTTGATGAACTTTTAAAAGAGATAGGAATGGAACTTGATAAGGTTATCTACCTTAACGTTGAAGATGAAGAGATAGTTAAAAGACTTCTTGCAAGAGGAAGGGCAGACGATAAGGAAGACGTTATCCGCAATAGGCTTGAGGTTTACAGAAAACAAACAGCACCTCTTATCGATTACTACACCAGCAAAGGTCTTTTGGCAGAGATAAACGGTGTTGGGGATATTGACGAAATTACAGGTAAGATAGAAGAGGCAATAGGAGTAAATGGTTAA
- the rplQ gene encoding 50S ribosomal protein L17 → MRHRIKRKKLGRPTEHRVMMLRNLVTDLMEHGKVVTTVARAKELRRLADKVITKAKGEDKVKALREVLAIVTRKDVAFKVVNEIAPKYADRNGGYTRLLHYDYRKGDAAPTAIVMLVETGEEQE, encoded by the coding sequence ATGAGACATAGAATAAAGAGAAAGAAGCTCGGCAGGCCTACAGAGCACAGAGTTATGATGCTCAGGAATCTTGTTACTGACCTTATGGAACATGGTAAGGTTGTTACAACAGTTGCAAGGGCAAAAGAACTTAGAAGATTGGCAGATAAGGTTATTACAAAGGCGAAAGGTGAGGATAAGGTAAAGGCTTTAAGAGAAGTTTTGGCAATTGTTACCAGAAAAGATGTTGCATTTAAGGTTGTTAACGAAATAGCACCTAAATATGCAGATAGAAATGGTGGTTACACAAGGCTACTTCACTACGATTACAGAAAAGGTGATGCTGCACCAACGGCTATTGTTATGCTTGTTGAAACAGGAGAAGAGCAGGAATAA
- a CDS encoding type Z 30S ribosomal protein S14 codes for MARKALIVKAQKEPKYKVRKYNRCPICGRPRGFIREFGMCRLCFRTLALQGKIPGVKKASW; via the coding sequence ATGGCAAGGAAAGCTTTGATTGTAAAAGCTCAGAAAGAGCCAAAATATAAAGTCAGAAAGTACAACAGATGTCCAATATGTGGACGTCCAAGAGGTTTTATAAGAGAGTTTGGTATGTGTAGACTCTGTTTCAGAACGCTTGCTCTCCAGGGTAAAATTCCTGGAGTCAAAAAGGCAAGCTGGTAA